The Priestia megaterium NBRC 15308 = ATCC 14581 region GTTTTAGAAGAAATTAAAAAAGTGGGCGGAGAGGCTATTGCCGTCAAAGGTGATGTAACAGTTGAGTCTGATGTGATCAATTTAGTTCAATCTGCTATTAAAGAATTTGGAAAGCTAGACGTTATGATTAATAACGCAGGAATGGAAAATCCGGTTTCGTCTCATGAAATGTCTTTAAGTGATTGGAATAAAGTCATTGATACGAACTTAACGGGAGCATTTTTAGGCAGCCGTGAAGCGATTAAATATTTTGTGGAAAATGATATTAAGGGAACAGTTATTAACATGTCGAGTGTTCACGAGAAAATTCCTTGGCCATTATTTGTTCATTACGCAGCAAGTAAAGGCGGAATGAAGCTCATGACCGAAACACTTGCATTAGAATACGCTCCAAAAGGTATTCGTGTAAATAACATTGGACCGGGAGCGATTAATACACCGATTAACGCTGAGAAATTTGCTGATCCTGAGCAGCGTGCAGATGTAGAAAGCATGATTCCAATGGGATACATTGGAGAGCCGGAAGAAATTGCAGCGGTTGCTGCATGGCTAGCTTCTTCAGAGGCAAGTTATGTAACAGGGATTACACTCTTTGCTGACGGCGGTATGACACAGTACCCATCATTCCAAGCAGGACGCGGATAAGAAAAAACGCACTCTATGATAGAGTGCGTTTTTTAGTTTTCCTGAGCTTTTTTGGGATTCTTAGGAGCTGATGACTGGTGTTGAATTCGTAAAAAAAGCAAAATCAAAACGATGCAGCCAGTGATGCTGTACATCCCAACAATAAGCGGTTGCTGTGTATCTGTTCCAGAAGTAATGCCGTGATACAGTGCGAGCAAATAGCCTGGAAAAGCAAGAAAATGAATGGCTTTCCATGTTTTTCTCCCCAGCTGT contains the following coding sequences:
- the gdh gene encoding glucose 1-dehydrogenase produces the protein MYKDLEGKVVVITGSSTGLGKAMAIRFATEKAKVVVNYRSKEEEANSVLEEIKKVGGEAIAVKGDVTVESDVINLVQSAIKEFGKLDVMINNAGMENPVSSHEMSLSDWNKVIDTNLTGAFLGSREAIKYFVENDIKGTVINMSSVHEKIPWPLFVHYAASKGGMKLMTETLALEYAPKGIRVNNIGPGAINTPINAEKFADPEQRADVESMIPMGYIGEPEEIAAVAAWLASSEASYVTGITLFADGGMTQYPSFQAGRG